A single region of the Ahaetulla prasina isolate Xishuangbanna chromosome 13, ASM2864084v1, whole genome shotgun sequence genome encodes:
- the ICE2 gene encoding little elongation complex subunit 2 isoform X4, with amino-acid sequence MREFVSKEVAEFLKFARNAARSCAKDYSDISEDALLYTKDFLSARMDCVKNYPERYSLHEVTSLMGGRFTRELTLKFEKSLVALGMVHLVKRFFPKLPTSINLPADKTKHEQLCGTPEHRAAQLHNDISTDPNAEKLAAKYCPQVVLTGESLYTLLNNHGLDYKQQWELPVLVKTVSLAGLKPVKVAYINPPLPKKEMSVREKNQLFHEFLIDFYMTKQSSIVSRAVILDKPSEEMLGTELKTCQGRPLQESVSADLDFDTDVTELESFASAARPLTASPAEVSPAKVAFSEYLTMEKGQEGRRSKVKDQETDFSSRKASALGKNPPDLDNEGNSSGDAFEPMETDPDGRNLALAKEKNLDHNILIASSDKNCNITEGTAKDVRSPALSCSSDMDGEHLIIIIDPECEPGHAPEPGAGGSAPPSPRPGQALSERPAESLETHEKSVPCKLRPRLSEKIDPLGQILKMQTKLLKPSSPNSHGHLPVTSERSLNPTQGQADAPSLPLASSVVEPGQNTVANIGTSSKFTWATCYQGPQKGMLWDAVEETADYEPPQHGNLVYKLYSLDDMLLLVRTTVQKAELRPHQKKAKFRRHFPVYMLPKLEYQAFYGVEALTEDEVCLLWTESLLHSNTSFTVGHIDALTSQLFLLERLTGKALKRRFGTFNPTNSLHILQNILKKVAGLQEGSFLLTHLAGDSSVSIYKSSEGIATRAMYNLHAAHANLPPTPASLSVPWVPLDPNIPLPHHFAQGRVPCTFPPVPDKGARTMKMSRKAKAFPGTPSHRGPISTESRDRSLQAEPPRKKRGTAQNKGSRPANQGPNRKFWKKKHPNQGHMT; translated from the exons ATGAGAGAATTTGTGAGCAAAGAAGTTGCAGAATTCTTGAAATTCGCTCGGAATGCTGCTAGAAGCTGTGCTAAAGATTACAGTGACATCTCTGAAGATGCCTTGCTGTACACCAAG GATTTCCTGAGCGCTCGTATGGACTGCGTGAAGAATTACCCTGAACGGTATTCTCTCCACGAAGTTACCAGCCTCATGGGCGGACGATTTACTAGAGAGTTGACCCTGAAGTTTGAAAAAAGTCTTGTCGCCTTG GGAATGGTGCATCTTGTTAAGCGATTCTTCCCCAAGCTGCCAACATCAATTAATTTACCTGCGGATAAAACTAAGCATGAACAACTCTGTGGGACTCCGGAGCACCGTGCTGCCCAGCTGCACAAT gacattaGCACTGACCCAAATGCTGAAAAACTGGCTGCCAAATACTGTCCTCAGGTGGTTTTGACCGGTGAATCTTTATATACTCTGTTGAACAATCACGGTCTGGATTATAAGCAGCAGTGGGAACTTCCTGTGTTGGTGAAAACAGTTTCTCTTGCTG gcCTGAAACCAGTCAAAGTGGCCTACATCAACCCGCCTCTCCCGAAGAAGGAAATGAGCGTGAGGGAAAAAAACCAGCTTTTTCATGAATTCCTGATAGATTTTTACATGACGAAGCAATCCAGTATTGTATCCCGAGCTGTGATACTAGACAAGCCGTCAGAAGAGATG ctGGGAACAGAGCTTAAAACCTGCCAAGGCAGACCCTTGCAGGAATCCGTTTCTGCAGATCTGGACTTCGATACGGACGTCACCGAACTGGagagttttgcttcagctgcaagGCCTCTGACCGCTTCTCCAGCTGAGGTCTCTCCTGCAAAGGTGGCCTTCTCGGAGTACCTGACAATGGAAAAAGggcaggaagggaggaggagtaaAGTGAAGGACCAGGAAACAGACTTTAGCAGCAGGAAGGCCTCAGCCTTGGGAAAGAACCCCCCAGATTTGGATAATGAGGGAAACTCATCGGGTGACGCTTTCGAGCCGATGGAAACGGACCCAGATGGCAGAAACCTtgctttggccaaagaaaaaaatctggACCACAATATCTTGATTGCTTCTTCAGATAAAAATTGTAATATCACTGAAGGCACTGCCAAAGATGTCCGATCCCCTGCCCTGTCCTGCAGCAGTGACATGGATGGAGAACATCTGATCATCATCATCGATCCAGAATGCGAACCTGGCCATGCGCCTGAACCTGGTGCTGGGGGATCTGCTCCTCCTTCCCCCAGACCTGGACAGGCCCTCTCAGAAAGACCAGCCGAGTCTTTGGAGACGCACGAAAAGAGTGTTCCCTGCAAGCTTCGCCCACGATTGTCTGAGAAAATCGATCCCCTGGGGCagattttgaaaatgcaaaccaAGCTCCTGAAGCCCTCTTCTCCAAATTCTCATGGGCACCTGCCGGTAACCAGTGAAAGGAGTTTGAATCCTACTCAAGGCCAGGCAGATGCCCCTTCTCTCCCTTTGGCCTCTTCAGTTGTGGAGCCAGGACAAAATACTGTAGCAAATATAGGCACCTCCTCCAAGTTCACCTGGGCAACCTGTTACCAGGGGCCTCAGAAAG GGATGCTGTGGGATGCAGTTGAAGAGACGGCCGACTACGAGCCTCCTCAGCATGGCAACCTGGTCTACAAATTGTACAGCTTGGACGACATGCTGCTGTTGGTGCGGACCACCGTCCAGAAAGCCGAGTTGAGACCCCATCAGAAAAAGGCAAAATTCAGGAGG cACTTTCCTGTTTACATGTTGCCAAAGTTGGAATACCAGGCCTTTTACGGTGTAGAAGCCTTGACTGAAGACGAAGTCTGTCTGCTGTGGACCGAAAGCTTGTTACATTCCAATACTTCATTCACTGTGG GTCACATCGATGCCCTGACTTCCCAACTTTTCCTGCTTGAGCGGCTGACAGGGAAGGCCTTGAAAAGACGATTTGGCACGTTTAA TCCAACCAATTCATTACATATTCTCCAAAACATCTTGAAGAAAGTGGCTGG CTTGCAGGAGGGCTCCTTCCTCTTGACTCACCTGGCGGGAGACTCCTCGGTGTCCATCTACAAGAGCTCGGAAGGAATTGCCACTCGGGCCATGTACAACCTGCATGCCGCTCACGCCAACCTgccccccaccccggcttccctcTCGGTGCCCTGGGTCCCCCTCGACCCCAACATCCCTCTGCCGCATCACTTTGCTCAGGGCCGCGTCCCGTGCACTTTCCCACCAGTGCCGGACAAGGGCGCCAGGACCATGAAG ATGAGTAGGAAAGCCAAAGCTTTCCCCGGCACACCCAGCCACCGAGGGCCAATCTCCACCGAATCCAGGGACCGTTCCCTGCAGGCTGAGCCCCCAAGGAAGAAGCGTGGGACTGCGCAGAACAAGGGCTCCAGGCCAGCGAATCAAGGCCCAAACCGGAAATTCTGGAAAAAGAAGCACCCCAACCAAGGCCACATGACTTAA
- the ICE2 gene encoding little elongation complex subunit 2 isoform X3, with the protein MYFSLPSENKAAASQSGPKKKQQPGQEAAVTAEPSVALPQEPRVPYPYVSSLSEKEQRRYLFLLSEYLNADPNLLPWSQQRNYTQYLQMREFVSKEVAEFLKFARNAARSCAKDYSDISEDALLYTKDFLSARMDCVKNYPERYSLHEVTSLMGGRFTRELTLKFEKSLVALGMVHLVKRFFPKLPTSINLPADKTKHEQLCGTPEHRAAQLHNDISTDPNAEKLAAKYCPQVVLTGESLYTLLNNHGLDYKQQWELPVLVKTVSLAGLKPVKVAYINPPLPKKEMSVREKNQLFHEFLIDFYMTKQSSIVSRAVILDKPSEEMLGTELKTCQGRPLQESVSADLDFDTDVTELESFASAARPLTASPAEVSPAKVAFSEYLTMEKGQEGRRSKVKDQETDFSSRKASALGKNPPDLDNEGNSSGDAFEPMETDPDGRNLALAKEKNLDHNILIASSDKNCNITEGTAKDVRSPALSCSSDMDGEHLIIIIDPECEPGHAPEPGAGGSAPPSPRPGQALSERPAESLETHEKSVPCKLRPRLSEKIDPLGQILKMQTKLLKPSSPNSHGHLPVTSERSLNPTQGQADAPSLPLASSVVEPGQNTVANIGTSSKFTWATCYQGPQKGMLWDAVEETADYEPPQHGNLVYKLYSLDDMLLLVRTTVQKAELRPHQKKAKFRRHFPVYMLPKLEYQAFYGVEALTEDEVCLLWTESLLHSNTSFTVGHIDALTSQLFLLERLTGKALKRRFGTFNPTNSLHILQNILKKVAGLQEGSFLLTHLAGDSSVSIYKSSEGIATRAMYNLHAAHANLPPTPASLSVPWVPLDPNIPLPHHFAQGRVPCTFPPVPDKGARTMKMSRKAKAFPGTPSHRGPISTESRDRSLQAEPPRKKRGTAQNKGSRPANQGPNRKFWKKKHPNQGHMT; encoded by the exons ATGTATTTTTCCTT GCCCTCGGAGAACAAAGCTGCTGCGTCCCAGTCGGGGCCCAAAAAGAAGCAGCAGCCGGGCCAAGAGGCTGCAGTGACGGCAGAGCCCTCTGTGGCCCTTCCCCAAGAGCCCCGGGTCCCCTACCCCTATGTTTCCAGCCTCTCTGAGAAAGAGCAAAGAAGatatttgtttcttttgtctGAATATTTAAATGCCGACCCAAACCTCTTACCCTGGTCTCAGCAAAGGAATTACACTCAGTATCTG CAAATGAGAGAATTTGTGAGCAAAGAAGTTGCAGAATTCTTGAAATTCGCTCGGAATGCTGCTAGAAGCTGTGCTAAAGATTACAGTGACATCTCTGAAGATGCCTTGCTGTACACCAAG GATTTCCTGAGCGCTCGTATGGACTGCGTGAAGAATTACCCTGAACGGTATTCTCTCCACGAAGTTACCAGCCTCATGGGCGGACGATTTACTAGAGAGTTGACCCTGAAGTTTGAAAAAAGTCTTGTCGCCTTG GGAATGGTGCATCTTGTTAAGCGATTCTTCCCCAAGCTGCCAACATCAATTAATTTACCTGCGGATAAAACTAAGCATGAACAACTCTGTGGGACTCCGGAGCACCGTGCTGCCCAGCTGCACAAT gacattaGCACTGACCCAAATGCTGAAAAACTGGCTGCCAAATACTGTCCTCAGGTGGTTTTGACCGGTGAATCTTTATATACTCTGTTGAACAATCACGGTCTGGATTATAAGCAGCAGTGGGAACTTCCTGTGTTGGTGAAAACAGTTTCTCTTGCTG gcCTGAAACCAGTCAAAGTGGCCTACATCAACCCGCCTCTCCCGAAGAAGGAAATGAGCGTGAGGGAAAAAAACCAGCTTTTTCATGAATTCCTGATAGATTTTTACATGACGAAGCAATCCAGTATTGTATCCCGAGCTGTGATACTAGACAAGCCGTCAGAAGAGATG ctGGGAACAGAGCTTAAAACCTGCCAAGGCAGACCCTTGCAGGAATCCGTTTCTGCAGATCTGGACTTCGATACGGACGTCACCGAACTGGagagttttgcttcagctgcaagGCCTCTGACCGCTTCTCCAGCTGAGGTCTCTCCTGCAAAGGTGGCCTTCTCGGAGTACCTGACAATGGAAAAAGggcaggaagggaggaggagtaaAGTGAAGGACCAGGAAACAGACTTTAGCAGCAGGAAGGCCTCAGCCTTGGGAAAGAACCCCCCAGATTTGGATAATGAGGGAAACTCATCGGGTGACGCTTTCGAGCCGATGGAAACGGACCCAGATGGCAGAAACCTtgctttggccaaagaaaaaaatctggACCACAATATCTTGATTGCTTCTTCAGATAAAAATTGTAATATCACTGAAGGCACTGCCAAAGATGTCCGATCCCCTGCCCTGTCCTGCAGCAGTGACATGGATGGAGAACATCTGATCATCATCATCGATCCAGAATGCGAACCTGGCCATGCGCCTGAACCTGGTGCTGGGGGATCTGCTCCTCCTTCCCCCAGACCTGGACAGGCCCTCTCAGAAAGACCAGCCGAGTCTTTGGAGACGCACGAAAAGAGTGTTCCCTGCAAGCTTCGCCCACGATTGTCTGAGAAAATCGATCCCCTGGGGCagattttgaaaatgcaaaccaAGCTCCTGAAGCCCTCTTCTCCAAATTCTCATGGGCACCTGCCGGTAACCAGTGAAAGGAGTTTGAATCCTACTCAAGGCCAGGCAGATGCCCCTTCTCTCCCTTTGGCCTCTTCAGTTGTGGAGCCAGGACAAAATACTGTAGCAAATATAGGCACCTCCTCCAAGTTCACCTGGGCAACCTGTTACCAGGGGCCTCAGAAAG GGATGCTGTGGGATGCAGTTGAAGAGACGGCCGACTACGAGCCTCCTCAGCATGGCAACCTGGTCTACAAATTGTACAGCTTGGACGACATGCTGCTGTTGGTGCGGACCACCGTCCAGAAAGCCGAGTTGAGACCCCATCAGAAAAAGGCAAAATTCAGGAGG cACTTTCCTGTTTACATGTTGCCAAAGTTGGAATACCAGGCCTTTTACGGTGTAGAAGCCTTGACTGAAGACGAAGTCTGTCTGCTGTGGACCGAAAGCTTGTTACATTCCAATACTTCATTCACTGTGG GTCACATCGATGCCCTGACTTCCCAACTTTTCCTGCTTGAGCGGCTGACAGGGAAGGCCTTGAAAAGACGATTTGGCACGTTTAA TCCAACCAATTCATTACATATTCTCCAAAACATCTTGAAGAAAGTGGCTGG CTTGCAGGAGGGCTCCTTCCTCTTGACTCACCTGGCGGGAGACTCCTCGGTGTCCATCTACAAGAGCTCGGAAGGAATTGCCACTCGGGCCATGTACAACCTGCATGCCGCTCACGCCAACCTgccccccaccccggcttccctcTCGGTGCCCTGGGTCCCCCTCGACCCCAACATCCCTCTGCCGCATCACTTTGCTCAGGGCCGCGTCCCGTGCACTTTCCCACCAGTGCCGGACAAGGGCGCCAGGACCATGAAG ATGAGTAGGAAAGCCAAAGCTTTCCCCGGCACACCCAGCCACCGAGGGCCAATCTCCACCGAATCCAGGGACCGTTCCCTGCAGGCTGAGCCCCCAAGGAAGAAGCGTGGGACTGCGCAGAACAAGGGCTCCAGGCCAGCGAATCAAGGCCCAAACCGGAAATTCTGGAAAAAGAAGCACCCCAACCAAGGCCACATGACTTAA
- the ICE2 gene encoding little elongation complex subunit 2 isoform X1 has product MAVAAAAWAALSWDIPPQNGHDVYFSRDLYEKYSLAPTLSELMSLSKRYQPSENKAAASQSGPKKKQQPGQEAAVTAEPSVALPQEPRVPYPYVSSLSEKEQRRYLFLLSEYLNADPNLLPWSQQRNYTQYLQMREFVSKEVAEFLKFARNAARSCAKDYSDISEDALLYTKDFLSARMDCVKNYPERYSLHEVTSLMGGRFTRELTLKFEKSLVALGMVHLVKRFFPKLPTSINLPADKTKHEQLCGTPEHRAAQLHNDISTDPNAEKLAAKYCPQVVLTGESLYTLLNNHGLDYKQQWELPVLVKTVSLAGLKPVKVAYINPPLPKKEMSVREKNQLFHEFLIDFYMTKQSSIVSRAVILDKPSEEMLGTELKTCQGRPLQESVSADLDFDTDVTELESFASAARPLTASPAEVSPAKVAFSEYLTMEKGQEGRRSKVKDQETDFSSRKASALGKNPPDLDNEGNSSGDAFEPMETDPDGRNLALAKEKNLDHNILIASSDKNCNITEGTAKDVRSPALSCSSDMDGEHLIIIIDPECEPGHAPEPGAGGSAPPSPRPGQALSERPAESLETHEKSVPCKLRPRLSEKIDPLGQILKMQTKLLKPSSPNSHGHLPVTSERSLNPTQGQADAPSLPLASSVVEPGQNTVANIGTSSKFTWATCYQGPQKGMLWDAVEETADYEPPQHGNLVYKLYSLDDMLLLVRTTVQKAELRPHQKKAKFRRHFPVYMLPKLEYQAFYGVEALTEDEVCLLWTESLLHSNTSFTVGHIDALTSQLFLLERLTGKALKRRFGTFNPTNSLHILQNILKKVAGLQEGSFLLTHLAGDSSVSIYKSSEGIATRAMYNLHAAHANLPPTPASLSVPWVPLDPNIPLPHHFAQGRVPCTFPPVPDKGARTMKMSRKAKAFPGTPSHRGPISTESRDRSLQAEPPRKKRGTAQNKGSRPANQGPNRKFWKKKHPNQGHMT; this is encoded by the exons atggcggtggcggcggccgctTGGGCGGCGCTGAGCTG GGACATCCCGCCCCAAAACGGTCACGATGTGTATTTCTCACGAGACCTTTATGAGAAATACTCTCTGGCTCCAACTCTCTCCGAACTAATGTCATTATCCAAAAGGTATCA GCCCTCGGAGAACAAAGCTGCTGCGTCCCAGTCGGGGCCCAAAAAGAAGCAGCAGCCGGGCCAAGAGGCTGCAGTGACGGCAGAGCCCTCTGTGGCCCTTCCCCAAGAGCCCCGGGTCCCCTACCCCTATGTTTCCAGCCTCTCTGAGAAAGAGCAAAGAAGatatttgtttcttttgtctGAATATTTAAATGCCGACCCAAACCTCTTACCCTGGTCTCAGCAAAGGAATTACACTCAGTATCTG CAAATGAGAGAATTTGTGAGCAAAGAAGTTGCAGAATTCTTGAAATTCGCTCGGAATGCTGCTAGAAGCTGTGCTAAAGATTACAGTGACATCTCTGAAGATGCCTTGCTGTACACCAAG GATTTCCTGAGCGCTCGTATGGACTGCGTGAAGAATTACCCTGAACGGTATTCTCTCCACGAAGTTACCAGCCTCATGGGCGGACGATTTACTAGAGAGTTGACCCTGAAGTTTGAAAAAAGTCTTGTCGCCTTG GGAATGGTGCATCTTGTTAAGCGATTCTTCCCCAAGCTGCCAACATCAATTAATTTACCTGCGGATAAAACTAAGCATGAACAACTCTGTGGGACTCCGGAGCACCGTGCTGCCCAGCTGCACAAT gacattaGCACTGACCCAAATGCTGAAAAACTGGCTGCCAAATACTGTCCTCAGGTGGTTTTGACCGGTGAATCTTTATATACTCTGTTGAACAATCACGGTCTGGATTATAAGCAGCAGTGGGAACTTCCTGTGTTGGTGAAAACAGTTTCTCTTGCTG gcCTGAAACCAGTCAAAGTGGCCTACATCAACCCGCCTCTCCCGAAGAAGGAAATGAGCGTGAGGGAAAAAAACCAGCTTTTTCATGAATTCCTGATAGATTTTTACATGACGAAGCAATCCAGTATTGTATCCCGAGCTGTGATACTAGACAAGCCGTCAGAAGAGATG ctGGGAACAGAGCTTAAAACCTGCCAAGGCAGACCCTTGCAGGAATCCGTTTCTGCAGATCTGGACTTCGATACGGACGTCACCGAACTGGagagttttgcttcagctgcaagGCCTCTGACCGCTTCTCCAGCTGAGGTCTCTCCTGCAAAGGTGGCCTTCTCGGAGTACCTGACAATGGAAAAAGggcaggaagggaggaggagtaaAGTGAAGGACCAGGAAACAGACTTTAGCAGCAGGAAGGCCTCAGCCTTGGGAAAGAACCCCCCAGATTTGGATAATGAGGGAAACTCATCGGGTGACGCTTTCGAGCCGATGGAAACGGACCCAGATGGCAGAAACCTtgctttggccaaagaaaaaaatctggACCACAATATCTTGATTGCTTCTTCAGATAAAAATTGTAATATCACTGAAGGCACTGCCAAAGATGTCCGATCCCCTGCCCTGTCCTGCAGCAGTGACATGGATGGAGAACATCTGATCATCATCATCGATCCAGAATGCGAACCTGGCCATGCGCCTGAACCTGGTGCTGGGGGATCTGCTCCTCCTTCCCCCAGACCTGGACAGGCCCTCTCAGAAAGACCAGCCGAGTCTTTGGAGACGCACGAAAAGAGTGTTCCCTGCAAGCTTCGCCCACGATTGTCTGAGAAAATCGATCCCCTGGGGCagattttgaaaatgcaaaccaAGCTCCTGAAGCCCTCTTCTCCAAATTCTCATGGGCACCTGCCGGTAACCAGTGAAAGGAGTTTGAATCCTACTCAAGGCCAGGCAGATGCCCCTTCTCTCCCTTTGGCCTCTTCAGTTGTGGAGCCAGGACAAAATACTGTAGCAAATATAGGCACCTCCTCCAAGTTCACCTGGGCAACCTGTTACCAGGGGCCTCAGAAAG GGATGCTGTGGGATGCAGTTGAAGAGACGGCCGACTACGAGCCTCCTCAGCATGGCAACCTGGTCTACAAATTGTACAGCTTGGACGACATGCTGCTGTTGGTGCGGACCACCGTCCAGAAAGCCGAGTTGAGACCCCATCAGAAAAAGGCAAAATTCAGGAGG cACTTTCCTGTTTACATGTTGCCAAAGTTGGAATACCAGGCCTTTTACGGTGTAGAAGCCTTGACTGAAGACGAAGTCTGTCTGCTGTGGACCGAAAGCTTGTTACATTCCAATACTTCATTCACTGTGG GTCACATCGATGCCCTGACTTCCCAACTTTTCCTGCTTGAGCGGCTGACAGGGAAGGCCTTGAAAAGACGATTTGGCACGTTTAA TCCAACCAATTCATTACATATTCTCCAAAACATCTTGAAGAAAGTGGCTGG CTTGCAGGAGGGCTCCTTCCTCTTGACTCACCTGGCGGGAGACTCCTCGGTGTCCATCTACAAGAGCTCGGAAGGAATTGCCACTCGGGCCATGTACAACCTGCATGCCGCTCACGCCAACCTgccccccaccccggcttccctcTCGGTGCCCTGGGTCCCCCTCGACCCCAACATCCCTCTGCCGCATCACTTTGCTCAGGGCCGCGTCCCGTGCACTTTCCCACCAGTGCCGGACAAGGGCGCCAGGACCATGAAG ATGAGTAGGAAAGCCAAAGCTTTCCCCGGCACACCCAGCCACCGAGGGCCAATCTCCACCGAATCCAGGGACCGTTCCCTGCAGGCTGAGCCCCCAAGGAAGAAGCGTGGGACTGCGCAGAACAAGGGCTCCAGGCCAGCGAATCAAGGCCCAAACCGGAAATTCTGGAAAAAGAAGCACCCCAACCAAGGCCACATGACTTAA